The Thermodesulfovibrionales bacterium genomic sequence CTGGTTGAACCTGAATACGATGGTTTCCTCTGACAGGGTTCTGAAGAGGCTGTAGAGGAGAGGCTCATCTTCAGGGCGTATCGGCCTTATAATGGCCGGAACCCCGTTCTCGAGGGTCGTCTTCTGGACGTATTTGAACGGATAGGGGCAAATGCAGAGATGGGGCGGACAGAGGTCACTCTTAAAATTGGTAAGGTCATGCGCCGCTTCCCGTTCGAGCAGGATGCCCGCATCGAGGATAAAACCTTCCTTGTCTGTGATGAAGAATGGGTTGATGTCGATCTCTTTAATGGACGGGAAATCGATGAGGAGATAGGAGAATCTTACCAACATCTCTTCCAAAAGTCTCAGTGTTTCTTTATGACGATCCTGGGACAGAAGGAATTTATAGATCTTTGTCTCCTCCATCAGTCGCCTCGCAAGGGTCTGGTTGAGGGGCGGCAGACCTACTGCGTAGTCGCCCAGAGTTGCAAGGAGTTCTCCCCCCATACCGAAAACAATGACCGAACCGAATGCGGGGTCTTTTTTGGCCCCGATTGCCAATTCATAACCGTACTGTGTAATCATCGGCTGGATCAGGACATGAGCTTCAGGGTCTCCGCTGGAGAGGGCCAACTCCCTGAGACTCCTGAAGGCGTCCCTGACGGAGCCCTCATCCTTGAGATTAAGGTGAACCCCTGATTTCTCTATCTTGTGAAAAACCTTTTCCGAGTCTATCTTCAGAACAACAGGGTAACCGATCTCTTCGGAAATGCGAACAACCTCCTCTTCATTCTCCGCCCTCTTCGTCGTAATGACGGGCATGCCGTAAGCCTGGAGTATTTCTTTGACCTCCTTCGAATTGAGTATCACCCTTTCTTGATCCAGGGCGCCGTCAATGATGTTCTTCGCAATTTCCCTGTCAGGGGAGAAATCCCTCAGAATTGTTTCGGGAGTTTCCTGCAGGAGTTGCAGATTATAGTCATAGCGATAGAGATAGATGAAACTTCTTACCGCCTGCTCAGGGGTGACAAAGGTCGGTATCGCCCTTTCATTCAAAAGCTCCCGGGCAGATTGCACCAGCTCACCCCCCATCCACACCGTGAATAAAGGGACATGGGGGTTCACCTGCTTTGCGGCAACGATGGCCCCCGCCGTCTCTTCGGGCTGTGCCCTGAAGTTAGGGACATGAATGACAACAAGCCCGTCCACATTGGCATCCTTGAGACAGTTTTCGACAGCTGTTTTATAGTCGGCTGGGGAAGCGCTCGTGAGGAGATTGACAGGATTCTGCACCTCCCTGACCGACGGCAGCAGTTGACGCAGGTTTCCGACGGTGTCCTCTCCGAGGACCGAGAGCTCGCCTTCCAGTTTCAGGAGAGTGTCCATCGCGATCATTGACGGGGCGCCGGCGTTGGTGATAATGGCGAGACGTTTCCCCCTGGGACGCTTTTCCTGGGCGAGGGTTTCCGCAAGATAAAAGAGGTCTAAGATCTCATCGATTCGCACTGCTCCTGCTCTTTTAAAAACTGCATCATAGATCTTGTCTTCTCCTGCAAGAACCCCGGAGTGGGTCAGGGCCGCCTGTGCCGAAATATCGAATTTCCCCGATTTGACCACCACGATGGGTTTGCTTCGTGCAAAGCTTCTGACGGCGGTCATAAATTTGCGGCCCCTCTCAATATGTTCGAGATAGAGGATGATCGCCCTGGTCTTGGGGTCTACTCCGAGAAAGTCGATGAGGTCGGGAAAACCGAGATCCAGTCTTGTGCCAAGGGAGATAATATAGCTGAAACCGAAGTTCTTGTCTATTGCCCGGTCGAGGAGCGCGCTCGTGAGTGTAGCGCTCTGAGAAATAAAGGCTGTCGTCCCACTCTTCGGCATTTTCGGAAAGAGGCTGGCGTTCAAGCTTATGCTGGGCCTTATAAAGCCCAGAGTATTCGGGCCTAGAATCCGCAAATCGTATCTCGTTAAGAGCTTCT encodes the following:
- a CDS encoding bifunctional acetate--CoA ligase family protein/GNAT family N-acetyltransferase; its protein translation is MSIKNLEVFFNPKRIAVVGASQDPESTGYFILKNMIGNGFSGVVHPVNPLSESVQGVEAYKTLSSIPHSVDLAILAVPFEEILPTVEECGKKNVKGVSIIYPDFCLSDKENQLFSGKIKKLLTRYDLRILGPNTLGFIRPSISLNASLFPKMPKSGTTAFISQSATLTSALLDRAIDKNFGFSYIISLGTRLDLGFPDLIDFLGVDPKTRAIILYLEHIERGRKFMTAVRSFARSKPIVVVKSGKFDISAQAALTHSGVLAGEDKIYDAVFKRAGAVRIDEILDLFYLAETLAQEKRPRGKRLAIITNAGAPSMIAMDTLLKLEGELSVLGEDTVGNLRQLLPSVREVQNPVNLLTSASPADYKTAVENCLKDANVDGLVVIHVPNFRAQPEETAGAIVAAKQVNPHVPLFTVWMGGELVQSARELLNERAIPTFVTPEQAVRSFIYLYRYDYNLQLLQETPETILRDFSPDREIAKNIIDGALDQERVILNSKEVKEILQAYGMPVITTKRAENEEEVVRISEEIGYPVVLKIDSEKVFHKIEKSGVHLNLKDEGSVRDAFRSLRELALSSGDPEAHVLIQPMITQYGYELAIGAKKDPAFGSVIVFGMGGELLATLGDYAVGLPPLNQTLARRLMEETKIYKFLLSQDRHKETLRLLEEMLVRFSYLLIDFPSIKEIDINPFFITDKEGFILDAGILLEREAAHDLTNFKSDLCPPHLCICPYPFKYVQKTTLENGVPAIIRPIRPEDEPLLYSLFRTLSEETIVFRFNQRLTDMPHERLARYCQLDYERELAFVALIEEGPGQEQMIADVRMMKMPDLETAELAILVADEWQGHGIGTMLIDYCIRIARELGIRKILMEILRTNTRMLHVARISGFEEVFSDEDMVRVVLDVEGPADKYALPALAHQDR